Proteins co-encoded in one Balearica regulorum gibbericeps isolate bBalReg1 chromosome 24, bBalReg1.pri, whole genome shotgun sequence genomic window:
- the LOC142604995 gene encoding feather keratin Cos2-3-like, with the protein MSCYNQCQPCQPCGPTPLANSCNEPCVRQCQNSTVVIEPPAVVVTLPGPILSSFPQNTVVGSSTSAAVGSILSCDGVPINSGCCDLSCITSRYCGSRRCPPC; encoded by the coding sequence ATGTCCTGCTACAaccagtgccagccctgccagccctgcggccCGACCCCGCTGGCCAACAGCTGCAACGAGCCCTGCGTCAGGCAGTGCCAGAACTCCACCGTCGTCATTGAGCCGCCTGCTGTGGTGGTGACCCTGCCcggccccatcctcagctccttcccacagaacaccgttgtgggctcctccacctccgctgctgttggcagcatcctcagctgtGACGGAGTGCCCATCAACTCTGGGTGCTGTGACCTCTCCTGCATCACCAGCCGCTACTGTGGCAGCAGAAGGTGCCCCCCTTGCTAA
- the LOC142605043 gene encoding feather keratin Cos2-3-like — protein MSCYDQCQPCQPCGPTPLANSCNEPCVRQCQNSTVVIEPPAVVVTLPGPILSSFPQNTVVGSSTSAAVGSILSCDGVPINSGCCDLSCITSRYCGSRRCPPC, from the coding sequence ATGTCCTGCTACGaccagtgccagccctgccagccctgcggccCGACCCCGCTGGCCAACAGCTGCAACGAGCCCTGCGTCAGGCAGTGCCAGAACTCCACCGTCGTCATTGAGCCGCCTGCTGTGGTGGTGACCCTGCCcggccccatcctcagctccttcccacagaaCACCGTTGTGGGCTCGTCCACCTCCGCTGCTgttggcagcatcctcagctgtGACGGAGTGCCCATCAACTCTGGGTGCTGTGACCTCTCCTGCATCACCAGCCGCTACTGTGGCAGCAGAAGGTGCCCCCCTTGCTAA
- the LOC142604984 gene encoding feather keratin Cos1-1/Cos1-3/Cos2-1-like — protein sequence MSCYDQCQLCQPCGPTPLANSCNEPCVRQCQNSTVVIQPSPVVVTLPGPILSSFPQSTAVGSSTSAAVGSILSRDGVPISSGCCDLSCITSRYCGNRCQPC from the coding sequence ATGTCCTGCTACGACcagtgccagctctgccagccctgcggcCCGACCCCGCTGGCCAACAGCTGCAACGAGCCCTGCGTCAGGCAGTGCCAGAACTCCACCGTCGTCATCCAGCCCTCCCCCGTGGTGGTGACCCTGCCcggccccatcctcagctccttcccacagagcactgccgtgggctcctccacctccgctgctgttggcagcatcctcagccGTGACGGAGTGCCCATCAGCTCTGGGTGCTGTGACCTCTCCTGCATCACCAGCCGCTACTGTGGCAACAGATGTCAACCCTGCTGA